In the Desulfobacterales bacterium genome, TGACCTGGATTTTGCGGGACGTCTACATCAACGGCGACGAGTTTACCATGAACGGCAAGCGCATGCGCCTGGAAAAGGTGGTTGCGCCGGCCGAACCGGGTGGGACTGAGAAGGCCGCGGTCAACGAGGAAACAACGAAGAAAAAGCCGCAGGAAAGAGAAGGGGCCAAGGTGATATCACTGGCGGATTTGAAGAAGAAGTAGGCAACCAGTGAAGGACAACGCAGCTAAAATCGTGATTTCGGCGTCGCGCCGGACGGATATACCCGCTTTTTACCTGCCGTGGTTCATGGCCCAGGTCGAGCGGGGTTTTTTTGAGGTGCTCAATCCATTCAACCGGCAGGCTTCGGTGATTGCGGCATCACCGGACCGTGTAGACACCGTTGTGTTCTGGTCCAAAAATTTCGGTCCTTTTCTGGACGGCGGGTTCGGTGAAACCCTGCAGCATGAGGGGTACCACTTGTTTTTTAATTTCACGGTCAATTCAGCCGTGCCGCTGCTGGAGCCGAAGGTTCCGCCACTGGAAGAGCGCTTAGCGCAGCTCCGGGAACTTTGCAGCCGCTTTGGCCACCGGGCAGTCAACTGGCGTTTTGATCCGATCTGCTTTTACACTGATGCGGACGGTACGATTAGAAACAATATGGCGGATTTTAGCCGCATCGCGTCCGCCGCCGCCCGCTGCGGGATTGAACGGTGCATCACCAGCTTCATGGATGATTACGCCAAGATCCGCCGTCGGATTGCCCAAACCCCCGGGTTTAGCTTCCTGTATCCGGACCCGGCAGATCAGCGACAGATTGTGCTTAAAATGGCCGGGGAACTGGCGGAAAAGGAAATGGCGCTTTTTCTGTGTTGTGAAAAGGAATTGCTGGGTATTCTGCCGTCCGGGTCCGGCATCAGGGGGAGTTCGTGCATACCCAATGACTTTCTAAAAGAACTTTACGGCGGAAATCTGTCAATCAGAAAAGACAGGGGCCAGCGCGTCGCATCCGGGTGCGGCTGCAAGGTTTCGGTGGACATCGGGTCGTATCAATCCCAGCCGTGTCATCATGGTTGTTTGTTCTGTTATGCCAATCCGGCCGCCGTATGAGGTGATGACAAATGTTTGCCGGCAGCTGATGAATTGGTTACTAAGCCGATATCTGCATGAACAAACCGGAATGATGGAATGATGGAACACTGGGGGGGAAGAAAATCTGCAATA is a window encoding:
- a CDS encoding DUF1848 family protein, with protein sequence MKDNAAKIVISASRRTDIPAFYLPWFMAQVERGFFEVLNPFNRQASVIAASPDRVDTVVFWSKNFGPFLDGGFGETLQHEGYHLFFNFTVNSAVPLLEPKVPPLEERLAQLRELCSRFGHRAVNWRFDPICFYTDADGTIRNNMADFSRIASAAARCGIERCITSFMDDYAKIRRRIAQTPGFSFLYPDPADQRQIVLKMAGELAEKEMALFLCCEKELLGILPSGSGIRGSSCIPNDFLKELYGGNLSIRKDRGQRVASGCGCKVSVDIGSYQSQPCHHGCLFCYANPAAV